The sequence TCCATTAAACCGAGTATTTGGCTACGACGTACAACATTAATCATGGCCTTGTTCTCCTTAAGATTCTTTTCTTTGTTTGGCATGTTTGCAATTGGGCAATTTCTTTGTCCACGTAGCGCTGCATTTATTCGCGCTTCGATGGCACGAATCTTTAATAAAATAGAGATAGAAAAAAACAAGCTATGCTAGATGACCAAGTCGTCAAGGAAGATGGTTTACTGTTCGATGATATGGTTCGCTAAATCCATTAAACTAAATTTTCAGTGGTGAAGGCTGTGGTGGGAATACTTTCTAAGAGTTTACCCGCATGCAGCCACTGTACTAATTCATCTGGGGCGATCGCCTTGTCAAGTTGTTCTCGTAGTTCGGGTTCCTTATGTAACAGAATTTGGGCTGTTTCTTCTAGCAAATTTCGATTTTTCCTCAAAATTAATAAAGCCATCTGGTGGGCACTATCGACAATTTCCTGTACTTCTCGGTCAATTTCCTCAGCAATTTTGGGACTGACTGGACGACGCGGATTGCTAAAACCTTCAAGGAACTGGCTTGGTTGAACCTTCTCAAAGGCTACAGGTCCTAAACCATCACTCATGCCATACAAAGTGACAAACCGCTCAGCTAAGTCAGTTGCCTTCTGAATGTCATCGCTAGCTCCAGTAGATACTTTACCACAGATTAGCTCCTCGGCAGCGCGACCAGCTAATAGAGTTGCAATTCGTCCGCGAATTTCATCCTCCAGCATTAAGACGCGATCTTCCTCTGGCATCTGCACAGTGTAGCCTAGGGCACCCACACCATGAGGCACAACTGAGATCTTCTCGACTTTTCCCGCACCAGGCATTAAGCTACCGATGATCGCGTGACCCACTTCATGATAGGCAACAGTTTTTTTCTCAGTTTCATTCAAAACGCGAGATTTTTTCTCCAGTCCCGCGACAACACGTTTGATCGCCTCATTAAAATCTGCCATTGTCACCGCAGCACGATTCTGACGCGCCGCCAGTAAAGCTGCCTCGTTGACAAGATTAGCCAAATCTGCTCCAGCAAAACCTGGGGTTCGCGCTGCAATCTTTGCTAGATCGACACATCATCACCACGCTTCACATTCTTGACATGGACTTTCAAAATAGCTTCTCGTCCGTTTTTGTCAGGGCGATCAACAACAACCTGACGGTCAAAACGACCAGGGCGACGTAAGGCTGGGTCAAGGACATCTGGACGGTTAGTAGCAGCAAGGATAATGACACCTGTATTAGCATCAAAACCATCCATTTCTGTTAACAACTGGTTGAGAGTTTGTTCGCGTTCATCATTGCCGCCAATGAAGGGCATATTACTGCCACGAGATTTACCTAAAGCATCTAACTCGTCAATAAATACAATACAAGGGGCTTGTTGCTTTGCCTGTTCAAACAAATCCCGTACCCGCGCTGCACCTACGCCAACGAATAATTCAATGAACTCGGAACCGGAAATACTAAAAAATGGTACTCCCGCTTCTCCAGCAATTGCTTTAGCAAGTAACGTCTTACCAGTACCTGGCGATCCAACGAGTAACACTCCCTTGGGAATTTTGGCACCCAGACGGATATATTTGTTCGGGTTTTTGAGGAACTCAACGATTTCTTGGAGTTCAACTTTGGCTTCATCGACTCCAGCAACATCGTCAAACTTGACTCCAGTAGTGCCTTCTGAATAGATACGCGCCTTGCTCTTGCCCACGGTTAAAGCTGCAGGACCACTAGCCTAACTCCGGCTAATCAGCCATCCCCAAATGCCAAAGAAGACTAAAGGAGGCACGATCCAACTTAGCAAAGTTGTAATCCATCCAGTATTATTAGGAGGTGGGGCAGCAAACTTGACTTGATTCTCTCGCAGAATTCTTGGCAAATCAAGATCCAAAGCTATTGGTGTTGTTATAAATACTCTAGGAGATTCAGAGGAATTATTGGATTTGAGTACATACTGAAAATCCGCTCTGCTCCAATAATCGCACGGTCAACTTTTCCTGCTTCTACCTGATTGATGAAATCGCTATAAGCAACCTCTGGATAGCGAGTTCCTAGATTGGGAATAATAGCTAAGTTAAACAGTAAAAGTGCCGCCAGGAAGATTAGAAAGCTCTCGCCGACCTGGCTTGGCTTTGGTACTTTAGGTGAATTGCGATTGTTTTCAACTGGCATTTCGATCCGCTCTTTGAAAATGTATATAGGACGAATCTGACTCCGCCATTTAATGGCGGAGTATCATGAGAAGTGATCGCCTTTGCTAGCTCATTTTCTAGTCATCTGTTGGTTAAAATCAGAAGTTCCACTAGACTCGGCTGCCGGAATAGCGTGCTGACTATTTGCCAAGTTGAGCCGGACAACTCGGCGGCGAGCTTCTTCTGCTTTCGGCATTGTTAGCGTCAAAATACCATTATTAAACTCAGCTTGCACCTGGTCGTGCTTCACAGGTACAGGTAAATTGATCTGACGCTGGAACTTGCCATAGCGGAATTCCGAACGGAAGTATCCTTGCTCTACTATACGGTCTTCATGACGGTGTTCACCCGCAATAGAAACGCCTTCCCGACTGACTTGAATGTCGAGATCCTTGCCTTCTACACCAGGAACTTCTGCCTTCAAAATCACATTCTCATCAGTCTCTTTAAGTTCAATCGTGGGTGTCCAATTCAACTTACGCCGTCTTGATTCGTCGTTAAATTCAACCAATTCATCAAATAATTCGTTCATTTGACGACGCAGAGTTTCTATTTCCTGAAATGGTTGCCAACGTACTAATGCCATACAGATTTCACCTCCAAGTAAAACATTGAAGATGTGAGGCGTCAGTTTTTCTCACGAGATCTAGCCAGGAAACTAGGCTAACTGACCTGGCTCATTTACCTCTATCTGTAGTATCTATAGATTTGCTTTTGAATCGACAATTTCGTCAGTAGGGAAAACCATACTGAATCTAGTAGTACTTTCTTCCAGATAGGGATTCTCTATGCCTCTCGGTCATCTTATGACGTTATTTAACTTGCTAAACTGAGGCGCGAGCCATTTTGGGTTTTAGCAACTTCAATTCGGGCTTGAAACGCTTCCTTGAAGTAGGGCATATGCGTCACTGTCAGAATACACGCAAAATCACCTGCGATCGCATTGATCGCGGCAATCAAGCGATCGCATCCTTCTTGATCTTGCGTCCCAAATCCTTCATCAATAATCAGTAATTGTAGTGCGGCTCCGGCGCGTTGCGCGAGCAGTTTAGCCAACGCCAAACGAATCGCAAAGTTAATCCGAAACGCTTCTCCTCCTGAGTAAGTTTCATAAGGTCTTGTGCCGCGCGCATCGGCAATGAGAATATCGAGCGTATCGATCATTTTAGTCGCTTTTTTGCGCGTTCCACTCCGCCCAGCTTTTTGCGTCACAAATTGAACGTGCAATTGATTCGCACTCAACCGCGCCAAGAGTTGATTCGTTTCGGCTTCGAGTTGCGGTAAGACATTCTCAATCATTAATGCTTGAATGCCATTTTTCCCGAAGGCTTGCGCTAATTCTTGATAAACGCGGTGGCGTTGTTTTATTGCTTGTAGTTGTTGTTGTCCTTGTTCGTATTGTGCTTGTAGGGCTTCAAGGTGGTTAAACTGTTGCTGAAGTTGCCCTAAATGACTGAGTTGCTCGTCAAGCTGTCGCCGACGAAACGCAAGTTGCTGTTCTAAGGTTTGAATTTCTGCGGTAGGTAAAGGTGTTTGTTCGAGTTGCTGTGTTAGGGACTCGATTTGCGCAACCAGAACTTGACGTTCCGCGCTTCTTGCTTGAATCGCTTCTTTGAGGTCTTGCGATCGCGCTTGAAATTGCGGATACTGCTCTTGGGCATTTTTTAGCTGTTGATAGCGAATTTGCCACGTTTGCGCCTTCCGCAAGGCGATGCGGAGCGCGTTATGCTGTTCAGGTGCATAATTAATTGTCTTGATTTTTGCGTCTAAAACTGCAATTTGTTGCGCGCATTCTGAATGCGTTTGCTGCTCAACAATTTTTTGATTTAACTCGGCAATTTGTGCTTCAATCTGTGGTTGCCGTTGTAAAATTTGTGACAAGCGTTTTTGCGCATCCTTCAATTGTCCTTGACGAATTTCTGCCCAGCGCCACCGCTCGATTTCACTGCGGGCTAAAGCATGCTCTTGCTCGTTGTAGTTTAACTGTTGCAATTGTTGCTCGATTTGTCGCAGTTCTTCTTGTTTGTCGCGCGCATAATCACCTTCAGCTAGTGATCGCTCTAGTTGCTGTTTTTCTGCAATAATCTGCTGCAAATGGCGTTGTACGTCATCGGTTGCTGCGAGTTGCGCTGCGAGTTGTCCGCGTTGTTCTCTTAACGCATCGTAACCGGCAATTTGTTGCGAGATTTCGCGATATTCTTGACGCAATACCTGAATTTCGCGTTCGGATACTGCCATTTGTTCGCGGATCACCCAAAACTGCTGTTGAATTTCTTGTTGTTCGGTTTGAGTTTTTTCAACAACACGTTGCCAATGATGTTCCGTTAACGGGCGATCGCACAACGGACACGTTGCGTCGGGGTTTTGCAGCATTTGCAGCTTTTGCTCTAATTCCCCCATTTGTTTTTCGTAGTCGCGTTGATGCGCTTGTAGGCGTTCCATAAAATGACGCCGTTCTTGTCCTTTTTCGCGGACTCGTTCGAGGTAAACGCGCTTTTTCTCGAGTTGCTCTAGTTGAACTGCGACATCCATCACCGCTTGCTGAAGTTGCGGTTGGCGTTGCTGTTGATGAGTAAGTTGATTTTGAGAAGCTTGCAATTCTTCGAGTCGCGCTTGCATTCGTGCTTGAACCCGTTCGAGTTGTGTTTGCAGCGATGTGCGGTATTGCAGTAGCGGTGTCACTTGCAATTGCAGTTGATCTAACTGCGCTAGCCGATGACGCGCGGCGGCGAGTTGCGCTAACCCTGCTTCAACTTCGCTCGATTTTTGCAACGTTTGCTGAATTTCTTGTTCTTGCTGCTGTAAAGCGGCGAGTTGTCCTTCGGCGTGTTGAAGTGAGGAGCGAATTTCGTTGATTTGCTGGGCGAGTTGCTGCTGTAAGTGCTGAAGTTGCACCGTAGCGCGGGAATGTTCTTGAAATTTGGCAGAAAGCGTTTCTTCCTCAGTTTGCAAGCTTTCATACTTAGCATAGCCTGCGTGAATTTCGTCGGTATGACTCAGCGTTTCTTCAATCGCTGATAGCTGTTCGTTGATGGCGCGACGTTCTTCGGCTAGGCGATCGCTATCTTGCGTCAAGTTTTGGTACTGCTGTTGTAAAAAAACTAGCTGTTGTTCCCAAGTTTGTCGCTGGTGTTGAATAACTTGTAGGCTTTGCAGTTGAATTGTGTCAAATGCTTGCTTTTGTTGTAGCTGGTTGTGTTGTGCTTCTAACTCTGCGCGTTCTTGTGCGATCGCTTCTTTGTGCTGCAACGAGCTTTGCATTCCTTCTAGAGTGCGCTCTAATTGCTCAGCTTGCGCTTTAAATGAGCGCGATAAGTCTTTTGCTCTTTCCTCTAAATCGTCGTATTGATTGAGTTTGAGCAATTCTGCTAAAATTTCTTTGCGCTCAGTCGGACGCTTGAGCATAAATTCGTCAGCGCGTCCTTGGCGGAGATACGCCGAATTAATAAAGGTATCGTAGTCAAGTTTGATGTGTTCTAAAATTAACTGCTGCGTTGCCCGTACACCGCGTTCTGTCAAAGCTCGAAAGCCATTCGGTGTCGCAATTTGAAATTCTAGCGAACTGCTTTGTCCGCGATGGCGCGTCCGAATCACGCGGTATTGATGCTGGTTACTGATAAAGATAAAGTCTACCTGAACTTCTTGCGCACCGGTGTGAATAATATCGTCTTCAGAAGCTGCGCGGCTTTGCCCCCAAATTACCCAAGTCATGGCTTCGAGTAATGAAGACTTACCCGCACCATTCGATCCACAAATGCAAGCAATGTGCAGCCCCGAAAAGTCCAGGGTTGCATCGCGGTAGCTTAAGAAATTTTTCAGCGTGAGTTGAACTGGAATCATCTAGGCTATAGCGCCACACTTGAAATATATCTAAGAAATAACAGTACATTTGCACTGTTGCCTAGTCTATCCACGAGATTATTAGGTTTCCAGCGTTCAAGCCATTACCTTCACGATTCTTAATATATAGCCCTAGTCATAATTAAATTCGGTTGATTAGTGATGATAAAAATGGTGACGGGTGATTAGTCACTATCTGGTTATTTAAAAAGGGGATTTTTACAACAAAAATGCCTTCTACTGTCTATGCAAGAAGGCATTATTAGTCAGAACAAAAAGAAGCAGTAGATTTATGGCTACTAAAAACAAGCATACTAACTTGGTGTGGCAGTGCTATGACAATGAGATGGTGATGTTGTGACGCTTTGGTTGGTCTACAAAATAACCTGCACGTGACATTCATTGACAGAATCTTCACTTAGTATAAGAGTTACTGGCTACTTAGCTACAATAACCAATTAGTTATTTAACTATTATCATACTAACTACCACAGTATATATATATATCTATGGTTAAAATCAAGCCACAAAAGACCGATCCCACAATTCTCACTGCTGTAGCAGACTATTTCAAGGTGCTTTCAGAAGTCAGTCGCTTGCAGATTTTAACTTGTCTAAAATTAGGTCCAATGAATGTTATGGAACTAGCTGAAGCAACTGATTTAGGACAGACGAACCTTTCCAAACACCTGAAAGTGTTAACTCAAGCCGGTATTCTATCGCGTCAAGCTAAAGGGACAAGTGCTTATTACAAAATTGTTGACCCGATGATTTTTGAATTTTGTGAATTAGCGTGTGATCGTGTGAGCGAACGAGTACTAAAGCAGGCGGCAAGTCTCAAAGCTTTGCGGGGAAAACAAGTTTTTTAGCACTCTAGATTAGAATCAAATCAATCTTGAGCGCATAACTTTACATTGGTTATGTTCTAGACTGGTGGATCAAGTTTAGATGTCTAAGCCAAATTCATAGCGATTGATGAATTAGACCAATGACCACATCATGTAACCAAATGGACTTGGACAAGCAAATCGTTTTTCGAGCTAACCGCTTAATCCGAGTTGGCAAGGTGAGATGTTTGCGTTCAATGGGACGATCTTTTTTTTAATGCTTCAATCACAGTTGTGGGACTAATCTTCAGCACACGGGCAGTATCTCGGATACCACTGCCGTTAACAGCCATGTCTGCAATCTGCTGTTTAACATCTGGCAAGTAGCCGCGATAAACATCGTCTCGCATGAAGGTACTGCGATTACACTCACGGGTGCGACACTTATAGCGTTGTTTACCTGTCTCAGCTCGACCGTGTTTCACTACATTATCACTCTCACAAGCCGGACAAAGAACGGGTTCCAAAACCATGCTGTAAATTTAGCAATAACACCTGTATGATTTTCTCTATTTCCACAAGTCTAGAACATCACCGCAGGCAGGTAACGACACTACCAGCAACACCCGACAAGGCAGCGATCATCGCATCTTGCACCCGCGCCCATCTTCCTTCTTCCTTGCTTTGCATCTTGACCGGTCATTTCACGGACACCCACCTGTTCGAGCATCCCTTTAAGTTGTTCCTGATGAGCGCGTCCCTCAAAATTGACAGTATTCAGCGGAGCAATTGCTACTTTAATATCAGCCCCTACTACTTGAGCCGCTTGGTGAATCATGATTTTGCTCATTGCTTGACCATGCTTCATCAGTTCGTGGTGAATGAGCTTTTGATAAAACGTAAACTCATCTCCCGACATCATTTGCTCGAATTGCGGAATAAATATCTGCGTTGCTGCACTCGGTTCAGCTTGAATACTGTATTGCACGATGACAGTAGCGATAAATACCGATGTTTTGCTGGTGATCATTCAGCATATTTTGAAGACATTCGCGAATAACTTCGTAAGGGCAGGTATCTATAAGTTTTTGCTCATTGGAAATAATTAAATTTGGAAATAATTAAATCCTAAAATGCCCTC is a genomic window of Chroogloeocystis siderophila 5.2 s.c.1 containing:
- the sbcC gene encoding exonuclease subunit SbcC; the protein is MIPVQLTLKNFLSYRDATLDFSGLHIACICGSNGAGKSSLLEAMTWVIWGQSRAASEDDIIHTGAQEVQVDFIFISNQHQYRVIRTRHRGQSSSLEFQIATPNGFRALTERGVRATQQLILEHIKLDYDTFINSAYLRQGRADEFMLKRPTERKEILAELLKLNQYDDLEERAKDLSRSFKAQAEQLERTLEGMQSSLQHKEAIAQERAELEAQHNQLQQKQAFDTIQLQSLQVIQHQRQTWEQQLVFLQQQYQNLTQDSDRLAEERRAINEQLSAIEETLSHTDEIHAGYAKYESLQTEEETLSAKFQEHSRATVQLQHLQQQLAQQINEIRSSLQHAEGQLAALQQQEQEIQQTLQKSSEVEAGLAQLAAARHRLAQLDQLQLQVTPLLQYRTSLQTQLERVQARMQARLEELQASQNQLTHQQQRQPQLQQAVMDVAVQLEQLEKKRVYLERVREKGQERRHFMERLQAHQRDYEKQMGELEQKLQMLQNPDATCPLCDRPLTEHHWQRVVEKTQTEQQEIQQQFWVIREQMAVSEREIQVLRQEYREISQQIAGYDALREQRGQLAAQLAATDDVQRHLQQIIAEKQQLERSLAEGDYARDKQEELRQIEQQLQQLNYNEQEHALARSEIERWRWAEIRQGQLKDAQKRLSQILQRQPQIEAQIAELNQKIVEQQTHSECAQQIAVLDAKIKTINYAPEQHNALRIALRKAQTWQIRYQQLKNAQEQYPQFQARSQDLKEAIQARSAERQVLVAQIESLTQQLEQTPLPTAEIQTLEQQLAFRRRQLDEQLSHLGQLQQQFNHLEALQAQYEQGQQQLQAIKQRHRVYQELAQAFGKNGIQALMIENVLPQLEAETNQLLARLSANQLHVQFVTQKAGRSGTRKKATKMIDTLDILIADARGTRPYETYSGGEAFRINFAIRLALAKLLAQRAGAALQLLIIDEGFGTQDQEGCDRLIAAINAIAGDFACILTVTHMPYFKEAFQARIEVAKTQNGSRLSLAS
- a CDS encoding ArsR/SmtB family transcription factor encodes the protein MVKIKPQKTDPTILTAVADYFKVLSEVSRLQILTCLKLGPMNVMELAEATDLGQTNLSKHLKVLTQAGILSRQAKGTSAYYKIVDPMIFEFCELACDRVSERVLKQAASLKALRGKQVF
- a CDS encoding Hsp20/alpha crystallin family protein, yielding MALVRWQPFQEIETLRRQMNELFDELVEFNDESRRRKLNWTPTIELKETDENVILKAEVPGVEGKDLDIQVSREGVSIAGEHRHEDRIVEQGYFRSEFRYGKFQRQINLPVPVKHDQVQAEFNNGILTLTMPKAEEARRRVVRLNLANSQHAIPAAESSGTSDFNQQMTRK